The proteins below are encoded in one region of Thioalkalivibrio sp. K90mix:
- a CDS encoding YgiQ family radical SAM protein — translation MSAVPDFPPSLFARKPYWAKRFGTAPFLPTTREEMDDLGWDSCDIVLVTGDAYVDHPSFGMAIIGRLLEAQGFRVGIIAQPDWTSAEPFRALGRPNLFFGVTAGNMDSMVNHYTADRKIRSNDAYTPGDVHGHRPDRAVIVYAQRAREAYKDVPVVAGGIEASLRRIAHYDYWQDKVRRSVLLDARADILLFGNAERALVELAHRVAAGEHPREITDLRGTAFLRDAVPAGYVELDSSEVDTPGPVDANPDPYAMVSPSTCAEAETKAESEDTAGEGGAQVVRFHRDIPRGTPRDKTVIRIPAFEQVKGDSVLYAHASRVLHLETNPGNARAIVQRHGDKEVWLNPPPIPLTTAEMDAVFDLPYARAPHPSYGDARIPAWEMIRFSVNIMRGCFGGCTFCSITEHEGRIIQSRSEESVLKEIEEIRDKVDGFTGVVSDLGGPTANMYRLACKDPEIERSCRRLSCVYPGICKNLDTDHTPLVNLYRKARALPGIKKILIASGLRYDLAVESPEYVKELVTHHVGGYLKIAPEHTESGPLSRMMKPGMGAYDRFKAMFEKYSKQAGKEQYLIPYFIAAHPGTSDEDMLNLALWLKRNNFRADQVQAFLPSPMALATAMWHSGRDPLRGIKRKAGDRVPVARGARARRLHKAFLRYHDPNNWPLLRDALKRMGRADLIGNGKHHLIPTWQPAGTGQGAGGARAATGGRVTRGGKALKKRGQTFQTQHKGVEVAARPAGPGPKKGPPRAKSRPGKRRPQRP, via the coding sequence ATGTCCGCTGTCCCCGATTTCCCGCCTTCGCTGTTTGCGCGCAAGCCCTACTGGGCCAAGCGCTTCGGTACCGCACCGTTTCTGCCGACCACCCGCGAGGAGATGGACGACCTCGGCTGGGACAGCTGCGACATCGTGCTGGTCACCGGGGACGCCTATGTCGACCACCCGAGCTTTGGTATGGCGATCATCGGGCGGTTGCTGGAGGCGCAGGGCTTTCGCGTCGGCATCATCGCGCAGCCGGACTGGACCTCGGCCGAGCCGTTCCGCGCGCTGGGCCGTCCCAACCTGTTCTTTGGCGTCACCGCCGGGAACATGGATTCCATGGTCAACCACTACACGGCTGACCGGAAGATCCGCTCCAACGATGCATACACCCCGGGCGACGTGCATGGCCATCGGCCGGACCGCGCGGTGATCGTCTACGCGCAGCGCGCCCGCGAGGCCTACAAGGACGTACCGGTGGTGGCCGGCGGGATCGAGGCCAGCCTGCGCCGCATCGCCCACTACGACTACTGGCAGGACAAGGTACGCCGGTCGGTGCTGCTGGATGCGCGGGCCGACATCCTGCTGTTCGGCAATGCCGAGCGCGCCCTGGTGGAGCTGGCGCACCGCGTGGCCGCCGGTGAGCACCCCCGCGAGATCACCGACCTGCGCGGCACGGCCTTTCTGCGCGATGCCGTGCCAGCCGGCTATGTCGAGCTGGACTCCAGCGAGGTGGACACCCCGGGCCCGGTGGATGCCAACCCCGATCCCTATGCGATGGTGTCGCCGTCCACCTGCGCCGAGGCCGAGACGAAGGCGGAGTCGGAGGACACGGCCGGCGAAGGTGGTGCGCAGGTCGTTCGTTTTCACCGGGATATTCCGCGCGGCACGCCGCGAGACAAGACGGTGATCCGCATCCCGGCCTTTGAACAGGTCAAGGGCGATTCCGTGCTGTATGCGCATGCCTCTCGCGTGCTGCATCTGGAGACCAACCCGGGCAATGCCCGCGCCATCGTGCAGCGCCATGGCGACAAGGAGGTCTGGCTGAACCCGCCGCCGATCCCGTTGACCACCGCCGAGATGGATGCGGTGTTCGACCTGCCGTATGCCCGTGCGCCGCATCCCTCCTATGGCGATGCGCGCATCCCGGCCTGGGAGATGATTCGCTTCTCGGTGAACATCATGCGCGGCTGCTTTGGGGGCTGTACGTTCTGTTCGATTACCGAGCACGAGGGACGGATCATCCAGAGCCGCTCCGAGGAGAGCGTGCTCAAGGAGATCGAGGAGATCCGCGACAAGGTCGACGGGTTTACCGGCGTGGTCTCCGATCTCGGCGGGCCGACGGCCAACATGTACCGGCTGGCCTGCAAGGACCCGGAGATCGAGCGCAGTTGCCGCCGGCTGTCCTGTGTCTATCCCGGGATCTGCAAGAACCTCGATACCGACCACACGCCGCTGGTGAACCTCTACCGCAAGGCGCGGGCGTTGCCGGGCATCAAGAAGATCCTGATCGCCTCGGGTCTGCGCTACGACCTGGCCGTGGAATCACCGGAATACGTGAAGGAACTGGTCACGCATCACGTGGGAGGCTACCTGAAGATTGCGCCGGAACATACGGAATCCGGGCCGCTTTCTCGCATGATGAAGCCGGGCATGGGCGCCTACGACCGCTTCAAGGCGATGTTCGAGAAGTACTCGAAACAGGCGGGCAAGGAGCAGTACCTGATCCCGTACTTCATTGCCGCGCACCCGGGGACGTCCGACGAGGACATGCTGAACCTCGCGCTCTGGCTGAAGCGCAACAACTTCCGCGCCGATCAGGTGCAGGCCTTCCTGCCCAGCCCGATGGCGCTCGCGACCGCAATGTGGCACTCCGGGCGCGATCCGCTGCGCGGCATCAAACGCAAGGCCGGGGACCGCGTGCCGGTCGCGCGCGGTGCGCGGGCGCGGCGCCTGCACAAGGCGTTCCTGCGCTATCACGATCCGAACAATTGGCCGCTGCTGCGTGATGCGCTCAAGCGCATGGGCCGCGCGGACCTGATCGGCAATGGCAAGCATCACCTGATTCCCACCTGGCAGCCCGCGGGCACCGGCCAGGGCGCCGGCGGAGCGAGGGCCGCCACTGGCGGTCGTGTGACCCGCGGCGGCAAGGCCCTGAAAAAACGCGGCCAGACCTTCCAGACTCAGCACAAGGGCGTGGAGGTCGCCGCCCGCCCGGCAGGCCCCGGCCCGAAGAAGGGCCCGCCCCGGGCCAAATCTCGCCCGGGCAAGCGCCGGCCGCAGCGTCCGTAG
- a CDS encoding globin yields the protein MSFSDVHQSYGRCRRAGDFVTRFYEHFLQADPRVKAAFGSTDFSQQKRALGQAISTAISYAEGESFVASTMERMGQVHSREGRVPVEPDLYPIWLDCMVRTAAEIDPRWEPRLEERWRGAMQPAIDLFVRLY from the coding sequence ATGAGTTTCTCCGACGTGCACCAGAGCTACGGGCGATGCCGCCGGGCGGGCGACTTCGTGACGCGTTTTTACGAACACTTCCTCCAGGCCGACCCACGGGTGAAGGCGGCGTTCGGCTCGACGGACTTTTCGCAGCAGAAACGTGCCCTCGGGCAGGCGATTTCGACGGCGATCAGCTATGCCGAGGGCGAGAGCTTCGTCGCTTCCACCATGGAGCGCATGGGCCAGGTTCATTCCCGCGAGGGCCGTGTGCCCGTGGAGCCGGATCTGTACCCGATCTGGCTGGACTGTATGGTGCGCACGGCCGCCGAGATCGACCCGCGCTGGGAGCCGCGTCTGGAAGAGCGCTGGCGGGGTGCGATGCAGCCGGCGATTGATCTGTTCGTAAGGCTTTACTGA